From the genome of Plasmodium malariae genome assembly, chromosome: 9, one region includes:
- the PmUG01_09048700 gene encoding conserved Plasmodium protein, unknown function encodes MKILKDSMKPFGIDLLASDFYSYDLDKDLKTCPQKMQREIYALNNNIERQMEQYIDCIETDKKKVLQYDDDLKKSDKNLSHEENRSEDNEMFSSRNTSKSFDLNQNNLEKEYLPKDSDNFQSFDLSEYDNHDMNYEEAGEHFEDYKINIKTESQLSVYEESFNHNVELCENTDEENSKLCNFYDSKCVKYKDLEEVEVEEVKEVKEVEEVEEAEEVEEVEEAEEVEEVEEVEEVEEAEEVEEVEEVEEVEEVEEVEEVEEAEEVEEVEKTIRSCSSFMGSGNESLMNKMEKNFEVESSSRKETWKEGKIEGQDKKCKVKRRENGKKAVVEVIESVNGKNLDNDKEIEEVKEIEESKEDEEGSSTHIVKMNRFVNKFNFTFRNKMCPISCSIEKGEGDKTEIYEKKEYEQLEKNTNFNVHKKSLREEDNELNLKNGKKQIIKRGKWSSKTIPVMLNKGIEDEHIFTEYTHNDSHGSEKFEKNYDSFDICRKKESVFGLFASENNARKGESQEEEGANISITRDCNTSSSEKRKILESLKGSEPDYRSGSSRSGSNKSGSSRSGSNKSGSSRSGSSRSGSSRSGSNKSGSSKSGSSKSGSSSNVNIYENHCDSFVRSNSKKVSNRNANKLNKFVYGESWTVSATNGRMNCNVYPKYSSRNDRKYSFTKKTHNNNPKSRIDSILSRKNYLENMNRSNNETSKILPMHHNTYNENLYDLNDINMPKKVNRRTIGIQINFTKKKLNKKVNTEEESLSIYISSNRNKKEKMPEFTLKPKIKKTNFDFDALVVKDGHVFPRKRDLLKDIFSAYSSFIEKQ; translated from the coding sequence atgaaaattttgaaagaTTCTATGAAACCATTTGGTATTGATTTACTTGCATCcgatttttattcttatgaTTTAGACAAAGATTTAAAAACATGTCCACAAAAGATGCAGAGGGAGATTTatgcattaaataataatattgaaaGACAAATGGAGCAGTATATCGACTGTATTGAAACAGACAAGAAAAAGGTATTGCAATACGATGATGATCTGAAGAAAAGTGATAAAAATCTTTCACATGAAGAAAATAGAAGCGAAGATAATGAAATGTTTTCATCAAGAAATACAAGTAAAAGTTTCGATCTAAATCAAAACAATTTAGAAAAAGAGTATTTACCAAAAGACTCGGATAATTTTCAAAGCTTTGATTTAAGTGAATACGATAATCACGACATGAATTATGAGGAAGCAGGAGAACATTTTGAagattataaaataaatataaaaactgaATCACAGCTATCTGTTTATGAAGAAAGCTTTAATCATAATGTAGAATTATGCGAGAACACAGATGAGGAAAATAGTAAactatgtaatttttatgacAGCAAGTGCGTGAAATATAAAGATTTAGAAGAAGTAGAAGTAGAAGAAgtaaaagaagtaaaagaagtagaagaagtggaagaagcggaagaagtggaagaagtggaagaagcggaagaagtagaagaagtggaagaagtggaagaagtggaagaagcggaagaagtagaagaagtggaagaagtggaagaagtagaagaagtggaagaagtggaagaagtggaagaagcGGAAGAAGTAGAAGAAGTGGAGAAAACCATCCGCTCTTGTTCCTCCTTTATGGGAAGTGGCAATGAAAGTTTGATgaacaaaatggaaaaaaattttgaagtgGAAAGTTCAAGTAGAAAAGAAACGTGGAAAGAGGGCAAGATAGAGGGACAAGATAAAAAGTGTAAAGTAAAAAGGAGGGAGAATGGCAAAAAAGCAGTAGTAGAAGTAATAGAGAGTgtgaatggaaaaaatttgGACAACGATAAAGAAATAGAAGAAGTTAAAGAAATCGAAGAAAGCAAAGAGGATGAAGAAGGAAGCAGTACTCATATTGTTAAAATGAACAGGTTTGTaaacaaatttaattttacatttagaAACAAAATGTGCCCCATATCATGCAGTATTGAGAAAGGGGAAGGAGATAAAACAGaaatatacgaaaaaaaggaatatgaacagttggaaaaaaatacaaattttaatgtacataaaaaaagtttaagaGAAGAAGATAATGaactaaatttaaaaaatggcaagaaacaaataattaaaaggGGAAAATGGTCTTCTAAAACCATTCCAGTCATGCTTAATAAGGGGATAGAAGATGAACACATCTTTACAGAGTACACACATAATGACTCACATGGCAGTGAGAAATTCGAAAAGAATTATGATTCATTTGATAtatgtagaaaaaaagaatcagTTTTTGGTTTATTTGCTTCAGAAAATAATGCAAGAAAAGGTGAGTCACAAGAAGAAGAGGGAGCAAACATATCCATTACAAGGGACTGTAACACCAGTTCAagtgaaaaaaggaaaattctAGAATCACTCAAAGGTAGCGAACCTGACTACAGAAGCGGAAGTAGTAGAAGCGGAAGTAACAAAAGCGGAAGTAGTAGAAGCGGAAGTAACAAAAGCGGAAGTAGTAGAAGCGGAAGTAGTAGAAGCGGAAGTAGTAGAAGCGGAAGTAACAAAAGCGGAAGTAGCAAAAGCGGAAGTAGCAAAAGCGGAAGTAGCAGCAACGTTAACATTTATGAGAATCATTGTGACTCTTTTGTTAGGAGTAATTCCAAAAAAGTATCAAACAGAAAtgcaaataaattaaacaagTTCGTATATGGTGAGAGCTGGACGGTATCAGCAACAAATGGAAGGATGAATTGTAATGTCTACCCAAAATATTCCAGCAGGAATGACAGAAAATATAGCTTTACCAAAAAaacacataataataatcctAAAAGTCGTATCGATTCGATATTaagtagaaaaaattatttagaaaatatgaatCGTTCAAACAATGAGACATCCAAAATTTTACCAATGCatcataatacatataatgaaaatttatacgATCTGAACGATATAAATATGccgaaaaaagtaaataggAGAACAATAGGGattcaaataaattttacaaaaaaaaaattaaataaaaaggttAATACTGAAGAAGAGTCTctctctatatatatttcaagtaataggaataaaaaagaaaaaatgccTGAGTTTACATTGAAGCCAAAAATCAAGAAAACCAATTTTGATTTTGACGCACTTGTAGTGAAGGATGGTCATGTGTTTCCTCGAAAAAGAGATCTATTAAAGGACATATTTAGTGCGTACAGTTCATTTATAGAGAAACAATAA
- the PmUG01_09048600 gene encoding AAA family ATPase, putative, with translation MNLNEEKRIPLCCEICLKNEKDVSHEMIKTAAHKWLLSLGITITLGRHDPNKIICDLLNKYCDYIVIEPAIPIKIVKEYNGSYDSDMYGELYSTYYSVYDVNNSHYNLNINDKLNCTKKENETNNLIPSWRNCDNYDNANNLMPDQANYNNYEHEIALLPDRVNYKNYEHEINLLPDPLTYYSSNNDTNLPLTKKKENLSNRPSTSSLVSSIAVPQNVVYCSPTYNEIKNKEKMKSPNILFTVPVIGEKSISSMEEDPIILPNFCCIVNVVTYYKNDDFIEEQFNETSENEEEEKKDIPIYSQYILPHLRFHKLWDTLYYEENIKRDLLEYVSALMLFATKKIDSNLINYNHLVLLYGPPGTGKTSLCKALANKICIRLSNIYTTGILIELNAHTLFSKWFSESGKQVLKLFNKIKKIINDYEENDIFICLLIDEVESLSADRKRSMGSTEPSDSIRVVNTLLTQIDSLKYYHNTLLLTTSNISEMIDDAFIDRVDLKQFIGLPNEECRYEIYKDCIGELIEKGIVCFSSKIPSYQRIQKLLKNEKDKAKDEYNYGYELVKCSKMSKGFSGRCLRRIPFQAYAYFCQATLRFYNSTINNQQNAFISLQDFLVALQMAIQKEVTNKNKLLEQKM, from the exons ATGAATCTGAATGAAGAGAAAAGGATTCCATTATGCTGCGAAATTTGTTTAAAGAACGAAAAAGATGTATCACatgaaatgataaaaacTGCAGCACATAAATGGCTACTTTCCTTAGGAATAACTATAACGTTAGGTCGACATGatccaaataaaataatatgtgacttattaaataaatattgtgATTATATAGTTATTGAGCCAGCTATAcctataaaaatagtaaaagaaTACAATGGGAGTTATGACAGTGATATGTATGGGGAATTATACAGTACATATTACTCAGTATATGATGTAAATAATTCACATTACAatctaaatataaatgataaattaaattgtacaaaaaaggaaaacgaaacaaataatttaataccAAGTTGGAGAAATTGCGATAATTATGACAATGCGAATAATTTAATGCCAGATCAAGCaaattacaataattatgaacatgAAATTGCTTTATTACCAGATCGAGtgaattacaaaaattatgaacatgaaattaatttattaccAGATCCGTTGACTTATTACAGTTCAAATAATGATACCAATTTACccttaacaaaaaaaaaagaaaatcttTCAAATAGACCTAGTACTAGCTCTCTAGTTAGTTCTATAGCTGTCCCACAAAATGTCGTTTACTGCTCTCCTACatataacgaaataaaaaataaagagaaaatgaaatcacctaatatattatttactgtACCTGTGATAGGGGAAAAATCTATATCTTCAATGGAAGAAGATCCAATCATATTGCCAAATTTTTGTTGTATAGTAAATGTAGTAACCTATTACAAAAATGATGATTTTATAGAAGAACAATTTAACGAAACAAgtgaaaatgaagaagaagaaaaaaaagacatacCTATATATtctcaatatatattaccaCATTTACGTTTCCATAAATTATGGGATACTTTAtattatgaagaaaatattaaaagagaTTTATTAGAATATGTATCTGCATTAATGTTGTTTGCTACCAAAAAAATTGAttctaatttaataaattataatcatCTTGTATTGCTATATGGCCCACCAGGAACTGGCAAAACGTCCTTATGCAAAGCGTTAGctaataaaatttgtattcGACTTTCTAACATATATACCACAG GCATTTTGATCGAGTTGAACGCGCATACGCTATTTTCAAAATGGTTCAGTGAATCGGGAAAGCAAGTGTTAAAATTGTTTaataagattaaaaaaataatcaacgattatgaagaaaatgatatttttatatgtttactaATAGACGAAGTAGAGAGTTTGTCCGCAGATAGGAAAAGATCTATGGGAAGCACAGAGCCATCAGATAGTATAAGAGTTGTTAATACCTTGTTAACTCAAATAGACTCTTTAAAGTATTACCATAACACCTTGTTGTTGACGACGTCTAATATATCTG AAATGATTGATGATGCTTTCATTGATCGAGTAGACCTCAAACAGTTCATAGGATTACCCAATGAAGAATGCAGATATGAAATATACAAGGACTGCATAGGCGAATTA ATAGAGAAAGGAATAGTTTGCTTTTCATCGAAAATACCGAGTTATCAAAGAATTCAAAAGTTGCTGAAA aaTGAAAAGGATAAAGCAAAGGACGAATACAA TTACGGATATGAATTAGTGAAATGTTCTAAGATGAGTAAAGGCTTTAGTGGGCGATGTTTAAGAAGAATACCTTTTCAAGCGTATGCCTATTTTTGTCAAGcc acCCTACGCTTTTATAATTCGACAATTAATAATCAACAAAACGCCTTCATTTCTCTCCAAGATTTTTTAGTAGCACTTCAAATGGCCATTCAGAAAGAagttacaaataaaaataagctactagaacaaaaaatgtaa
- the PmUG01_09048800 gene encoding adrenodoxin reductase, putative codes for MRIKVECQRRKLFFLSKYFFTNEQKYFKIGVIGAGPSALYCCKYFLKNERIKVDIFDKLPNPYGLLRYGVAPDHVNVKNICNSFNPIILSKNYRFFGNVNIGVNLKIEELRNYYNVIVFCCGASDISLPSVELVEGKEEKMAKGYDRALKVADGLCSERDSEQTYKQVSKQVSKQVSKQVSKQVSKQFSKQDVKQEAKQAAGQDAKQAAGQDAKQAAGQDAKQATGQDAKQFAGQAAGQDAGQTAEQTAEQDSKLGRGIFHALDLIYFYNSYYDDMRCKTIDNYLSSLENFSSAVIVGNGNVALDVARILVKSYENLEKTDINNNYLNAMRKHKFKHIYIMGRRGYWQSSFTNSELRELLNLDNTKVILNKKNYSLCSILKNYDENNKMKQRQHKLFLNMVHNYEEFEKNKNIYENYKIIEFIFYHEIKKIHFNNHYMKNVIFQMNKDLNILDSSPYQKKKKVFTTPLLIFATGFKKNQFCENLYNQSILKFKDDILKKKFAIFKAGWFDIGPKGNISNQILNSKKITSHILNFLNNTTEFFHNDISNLLSAKKINFVNFDDWIYIHNLEINAGKQTGKNAQKIRTVEEVLYILNEKKKKKKN; via the coding sequence ATGCGTATAAAAGTGGAATGCCAAAGGAGaaaactcttttttttaagcaagtatttttttactaacGAACAAAAGTATTTCAAAATAGGAGTAATAGGAGCAGGTCCATCAGCTTTATATTgctgtaaatattttttgaaaaacgaaagaataaaagtcgatatttttgataaattaCCTAACCCTTATGGGCTTTTAAGATATGGCGTAGCACCTGATCATGTGAATgtgaaaaatatttgcaaCTCATTCAATCCAATCATTTTGAGCAAGAATTATAGATTTTTTGGAAATGTTAATATTGGTGTAAActtaaaaatagaagaacTGCGTAATTATTACAACGTTATAGTCTTTTGTTGTGGTGCCTCTGATATTTCATTGCCCAGTGTAGAACTGGTAGAGGGGAAGGAGGAGAAGATGGCTAAAGGATATGATAGAGCACTAAAAGTTGCAGACGGATTGTGTAGTGAACGGGATAGTGAACAGACCTACAAACAGGTTTCTAAACAGGTTTCTAAACAGGTTTCTAAACAGGTTTCTAAACAGGTTTCTAAACAGTTTTCTAAACAGGATGTTAAACAGGAAGCTAAACAGGCTGCTGGACAGGATGCTAAACAGGCTGCTGGACAGGATGCTAAACAGGCTGCTGGACAGGATGCTAAACAGGCTACTGGACAGGATGCTAAACAGTTTGCTGGACAAGCTGCTGGACAGGATGCTGGACAGACTGCTGAACAGACTGCTGAACAGGATAGTAAACTTGGTAGAGGTATTTTCCATGCTCTGGACTTGATATACTTTTATAACAGTTATTATGACGATATGAGATGCAAAACTATAGATAATTACTTAAGTTCGTTGGAAAATTTTTCAAGTGCTGTTATTGTAGGAAATGGCAATGTGGCATTAGACGTGGCTCGAATTTTGGTCAAGTCATatgaaaatttagaaaaaacggatataaataataattatttaaatgcaATGAGAAAGCATaaatttaaacatatatatattatgggTAGAAGGGGATACTGGCAATCTTCTTTTACGAATTCCGAATTAAGGGAATTATTGAATTTAGATAATACGaaagtaatattaaataaaaaaaattattccttatgttcaattttaaaaaattatgatgaaaataataaaatgaaacaaagaCAACataaactatttttaaatatggttcataattatgaagaatttgaaaaaaataaaaatatatatgagaaCTATAAGattattgaatttattttttatcacgaaattaaaaaaattcattttaataatcattatatgaaaaacgtaatatttcaaatgaacaaagatttaaatatattagactCTTCAccttatcaaaaaaaaaaaaaagttttcacTACTCCCTTACTAATATTTGCAACaggatttaaaaaaaatcagttctgcgaaaatttatataatcaaTCCATTCTAAAATTTAAAGacgatattttaaaaaaaaaatttgctaTCTTTAAAGCAGGTTGGTTTGATATTGGTCCAAAGGGAAATATATCTAACCAAATTTTAAATtccaaaaaaataacatcccatattttaaattttcttaataacaCAACagaattttttcataatgaCATTTCGAATTTGTTAAGTGcaaagaaaattaattttgtcAATTTTGATGATTGgatttatattcataatttagAAATTAATGCAGGGAAACAGACAGGAAAAAATGCGCAAAAAATTCGTACAGTAGAGGaggtattatatattttaaatgaaaaaaaaaaaaaaaaaaaaaattga